A part of Aegilops tauschii subsp. strangulata cultivar AL8/78 chromosome 2, Aet v6.0, whole genome shotgun sequence genomic DNA contains:
- the LOC120974331 gene encoding probable beta-1,3-galactosyltransferase 14, translating into MAAGKTGLCHQSLLCHDGKETKQRTANQIHTHRALSLLSLSPLPDAHQIRTYRRSSLRRLLSSPAVSAACLHFGLAGFLAAAVSLSRAPAEAPRGRCPDSSHPLSVSVAWDRRPGDAAGGATDLPAGLATGSRGRHKVMAFVGIFTGFGSDGRRALRRTWLPSDRQGLLRLEEAAGLAFRFVIGKSNDKSKMAALEREVEEYDDFVLLDLEEEYSRLPYKTLAFFKAAYALFDSDFHVKADDDIYLRPGTHTQTYIGCMKKGPVFTDPKLKWYEPQSFLLGSGYFLHAYGPIYALSADVVASLVALRNNR; encoded by the exons atggccgCCGGCAAAACAGGCCTTTGCCATCAgtcacttctttgcc ATGACGGCAAAGAGACAAAACAGCGGACGGCAAACCAGATCCACACCCACCGCGCGTTatctcttctctccctctctcccctccccgACGCCCACCAGATCCGCACCTACCGCCGCTCCTcgctccgccgcctcctctcctcgCCGGCCGTCTCCGCGGCCTGCCTCCACTTCGGCCTCGCCGGGTTCCTCGCCGCCGCGGTCTCCCTATCCCGGGCgcccgccgaggccccgcggggCCGCTGCCCGGACTCCTCGCACCCGCTCTCAGTCTCCGTCGCCTGGGACCGGCGCCCCGGGGATGCCGCGGGCGGCGCCACCGACCTCCCGGCGGGCCTCGCCACCGGATCGCGCGGCAGGCACAAGGTCATGGCCTTCGTCGGGATCTTCACCGGGTTCGGCTCCGACGGCCGCCGGGCGCTCAGGCGGACGTGGCTCCCCTCCGATCGGCAGGGTCTCCT CAGGTTGGAGGAAGCTGCTGGTCTGGCATTCAGATTTGTGATCGGCAAAAGCAATGACAAGTCTAAGATGGCAGCTCTTGAAAGAGAGGTTGAAGAATATGATGATTTTGTGCTTTTAGATCTTGAGGAGGAGTATAGCAGGCTTCCATACAAAAC GTTAGCATTCTTTAAGGCTGCCTATGCGTTGTTCGATTCTGATTTCCATGTTAAAGCTGATGATGACATTTACTTGAGACCAG GTACACATACACAAACATACATTGGATGCATGAAGAAGGGGCCTGTTTTTACTGATCCCAAATTGAAATG GTATGAGCCACAGTCCTTCCTACTTGGATCAGGATACTTCCTTCATGCATATGGGCCTATTTATGCTTTATCAGCTGATGTGGTGGCAAGCTTAGTTGCTCTGAGAAACAACAGGTAA